From a single Miscanthus floridulus cultivar M001 chromosome 8, ASM1932011v1, whole genome shotgun sequence genomic region:
- the LOC136471588 gene encoding anthocyanidin 5,3-O-glucosyltransferase-like yields the protein MANRTPRRQFHLKNRDMKQSVILYPSAGTGHVIPMAELAKVFINHGFDVTMVIVPVFASQFKRIAAANPSISFHVLPPVVRPPDDVAGSGSGKHPLLFMLKTLRRYNEKLESFLCSIPRQHLHSLVIDMFCADAIDVAARLGVPVYTFAPSSASALAVLTQISALLASRQTGLKELGDTPLDFLGVPPMPASHLIAELVEHPEQELSSTMASILRRCMDSGGVLVNTFQSLEIRALQALSDPQCVPGKVLPPIYCVGPLVGNSARDPRAGGDEKHECLRWLDAQPERSVVFLCFGSMGAFSQEQLKEIATGLDKSGHRFLWVVRRPASSIYDPKRFLGQQPKLDLDAVLPEGFLERTRGRGLVVRSWAPQVAVLQHPATGSFVTHCGWNSMLEGVMAGVPMLCWPLYAEQKMNKVFMTQDMGVGVEMEGYQTGFVKADVVEAKVRLVMESEEGRQLRVRVAARTKEAAAAMEAGGSSHAAFVQFLADVRSRRRKVCRL from the coding sequence ATGGCGAACCGCACGCCGCGCCGGCAGTTCCACCTGAAAAACAGAGACATGAAGCAGTCCGTCATTCTGTACCCCAGCGCCGGCACCGGCCATGTCATCCCGATGGCGGAGCTCGCCAAGGTGTTCATCAACCACGGTTTCGACGTCACCATGGTGATTGTCCCTGTGTTCGCCAGCCAGTTTAAGCGGATCGCCGCGGCCAATCCGTCCATCTCTTTCCATGTCCTCCCACCGGTCGTCCGACCACCTGACGACGtcgccggctccggctccggcaagCACCCGTTACTCTTCATGCTGAAGACGCTGCGACGGTACAACGAGAAGCTGGAGAGCTTCCTCTGCTCCATCCCGCGGCAGCACTTGCACTCGCTGGTCATCGACATGTTCTGCGCCGACGCCATCGACGTCGCCGCGAGGCTGGGTGTCCCCGTCTACACGTTTGCCCCGTCCAGCGCGTCAGCTCTGGCCGTGTTAACCCAGATCTCCGCGCTTCTGGCCAGTCGCCAGACGGGTCTGAAGGAGCTCGGGGACACGCCCCTCGACTTCCTCGGCGTTCCGCCCATGCCGGCGTCTCACCTGATCGCTGAGCTGGTGGAACACCCGGAGCAAGAGCTGAGCAGTACCATGGCGAGCATCCTTCGGCGCTGCATGGACAGTGGGGGAGTTCTGGTGAACACTTTTCAGTCACTGGAAATCCGGGCGTTGCAGGCGCTCAGTGATCCCCAGTGTGTCCCGGGCAAGGTGCTGCCTCCGATCTACTGCGTCGGGCCTTTAGTCGGCAATAGCGCACgggatcctcgtgcaggaggtgATGAGAAGCATGAGTGCCTCAGATGGTTGGACGCTCAGCCGGAGCGCAGCGTTGTGTTCCTCTGCTTTGGGAGCATGGGCGCGTTCTCGCAGGAGCAGCTCAAGGAGATTGCCACTGGGCTGGACAAGTCCGGGCACCGATTCCTTTGGGTCGTGCGCAGGCCGGCAAGCAGTATCTATGACCCCAAGAGGTTCCTGGGGCAACAACCTAAGCTGGACCTCGATGCTGTCCTACCAGAGGGATTCTTGGAAAGGACAAGGGGCCGAGGTCTTGTGGTCAGGTCGTGGGCACCGCAGGTAGCGGTTCTCCAGCACCCTGCGACTGGTTCGTTCGTGACCCACTGTGGGTGGAACTCGATGTTGGAGGGCGTCATGGCTGGGGTGCCAATGTTGTGTTGGCCGTTGTACGCGGAGCAGAAGATGAACAAGGTATTCATGACCCAGGATATgggtgttggggtggagatggAGGGGTACCAAACGGGTTTTGTAAAGGCCGACGTCGTAGAGGCGAAGGTACGGCTGGTGATGGAGTCTGAGGAGGGGAGGCAGCTCAGGGTCCGAGTGGCGGCACGCACGAAAGAAGCAGCGGCAGCAATGGAGGCCGGTGGCTCGTCACACGCAGCTTTTGTCCAATTCTTGGCGGATGTGAGGAGTCGTAGACGGAAGGTTTGCAGGCTATGA